From Flavobacterium sp. 102, a single genomic window includes:
- a CDS encoding saccharopine dehydrogenase family protein, producing the protein MSKNILIIGAGRSASSLIQYLLNKSAQENLHLTIGDLSLELAQRKTNNHPNATAIALDINNVNQRQTEIQKADIVISMLPAHMHIDVAKDCVTFKKNMVTASYVSDAMQSLDAEVKANGLVFMNEIGLDPGIDHMSAMKVIDEIKSKGGKMILFESFCGGLVAPESDTNLWNYKFTWAPRNVVLAGQGGAAKFIQEGKYKYIPYHKLFRRTEFLEVEGYGKFEGYGNRDSLKYRSVYGLDDILTLYRGTIRRVGYSKAWNMFVQLGMTDDTYVMEDSENMSYRDFINSFLPYSPTDSVEIKTRIQLGIEQDDIMWDKLLELDLFNPNKKVGLKNASPAQILEHILSESWSLQPEDKDMIVMYHKFGYEINGERKQIDSKMVCIGDDQTYTAMAKTVGLPVAMATLQILNGNIKTPGVQLPIRKEVYEPILKELEDFGVIFKETEMPYIGYNPDKLLGN; encoded by the coding sequence GTGAGTAAAAATATTTTAATCATAGGCGCCGGACGTTCGGCATCATCACTGATACAATACCTTTTAAACAAATCGGCTCAAGAGAATTTGCACTTGACGATTGGCGATTTGTCTTTAGAGTTAGCCCAACGCAAAACCAACAACCATCCAAACGCGACAGCCATTGCTTTGGATATTAATAACGTAAACCAACGCCAAACCGAAATTCAAAAAGCCGATATCGTCATCTCGATGTTGCCGGCGCACATGCATATTGATGTGGCAAAAGACTGTGTAACTTTCAAGAAAAACATGGTGACGGCTTCTTATGTTTCAGATGCGATGCAAAGTTTGGATGCCGAAGTGAAAGCAAACGGCTTAGTCTTTATGAACGAAATCGGACTTGATCCGGGAATCGACCACATGAGCGCGATGAAAGTCATTGATGAAATCAAAAGCAAAGGTGGAAAAATGATTTTATTCGAGTCCTTTTGTGGTGGTTTAGTCGCTCCGGAAAGCGATACCAATTTATGGAATTACAAATTCACTTGGGCACCGAGAAACGTAGTCTTGGCGGGACAAGGTGGCGCAGCCAAGTTTATCCAAGAAGGCAAATACAAATACATTCCGTACCACAAATTATTCCGCAGAACAGAGTTTTTGGAAGTCGAAGGTTATGGCAAATTTGAAGGTTATGGCAACCGTGATTCTCTTAAATACCGAAGCGTATACGGCTTAGATGATATCCTAACTTTATACAGAGGAACAATTCGTCGTGTAGGTTATTCCAAAGCTTGGAACATGTTTGTCCAACTCGGGATGACCGATGACACTTATGTGATGGAAGATTCCGAAAACATGAGCTACCGCGATTTCATCAATTCGTTTTTGCCTTATTCACCAACGGATTCTGTGGAAATCAAAACCCGAATCCAATTGGGAATCGAGCAAGACGACATCATGTGGGACAAATTATTGGAACTGGATTTGTTCAACCCAAATAAAAAAGTAGGACTTAAAAATGCTTCTCCGGCGCAAATCTTAGAACACATTTTAAGTGAAAGTTGGTCACTCCAACCTGAAGACAAAGACATGATTGTCATGTACCACAAATTTGGCTACGAAATCAATGGCGAAAGAAAGCAAATCGACTCCAAAATGGTTTGCATAGGCGATGACCAAACCTATACCGCGATGGCCAAAACCGTAGGTTTACCGGTAGCGATGGCCACTTTACAAATCCTAAACGGTAACATCAAAACGCCCGGCGTGCAATTGCCGATTCGCAAAGAAGTTTACGAACCCATCTTAAAAGAATTGGAAGATTTCGGGGTGATTTTCAAAGAAACCGAAATGCCTTATATTGGCTATAATCCGGATAAGCTGTTGGGAAATTAA
- the tyrS gene encoding tyrosine--tRNA ligase, translating to MNNLVAELQWRGLVHDIMPGTEEQLLKEMTTTYIGFDPTSDSLHIGSLVPIILLVHLEKFGHKPIALVGGATGMIGDPSGKSDERNLLDEATLEKNVAGIKAVLSRFLDFNSTAANAPILVNNYDWMKDFSFINFARDVGKRITVNYMMAKDSVKKRLSAEGEGMSFTEFTYQLIQGYDFHHLYKTYNCLLQMGGSDQWGNITTGTELVRRMNGEGAKAYAMTCPLITKADGSKFGKSEGGNVWLTADKTSVYKFYQFWVNTTDVDAEKYIKIFTFLDAATIDALIVEHQTAPHLRVLQKRLAEEVTTLVHSAVELEKAVFASGAFFSPTMDDLKQLDTKTFLEVFEGVPQAEVEKAALENGLDMIAALSAKTGFLASNSDARRELQQNSISLNKEKVATDYLITEKDLINNQFLMLQKGKKNYYLIKVI from the coding sequence ATGAATAATTTAGTAGCAGAATTGCAATGGCGTGGCTTGGTTCACGATATAATGCCCGGAACAGAAGAGCAACTTTTAAAGGAAATGACCACGACTTATATTGGGTTTGACCCAACAAGTGATTCGTTGCATATTGGGAGTTTGGTGCCGATTATTTTATTGGTTCACCTGGAGAAATTTGGGCACAAACCAATCGCTTTGGTTGGTGGCGCTACCGGTATGATTGGTGATCCTTCGGGGAAATCTGACGAGAGAAACTTATTGGACGAAGCAACTTTGGAGAAAAATGTGGCGGGAATCAAAGCGGTTTTGTCACGTTTTTTGGATTTCAATTCGACTGCTGCGAATGCGCCGATTTTGGTGAACAATTATGATTGGATGAAAGATTTTTCATTTATCAATTTTGCGCGTGATGTTGGTAAAAGAATTACCGTGAACTACATGATGGCGAAAGATTCGGTAAAGAAACGTTTGAGCGCGGAAGGCGAAGGCATGAGTTTCACGGAGTTTACGTACCAATTGATTCAAGGGTACGATTTTCATCATTTGTATAAAACATATAATTGTTTGTTGCAAATGGGCGGAAGCGACCAATGGGGAAATATTACTACGGGAACGGAATTAGTGCGAAGAATGAATGGAGAAGGTGCAAAAGCTTATGCGATGACTTGTCCGTTAATTACGAAAGCCGATGGTTCTAAATTCGGGAAATCCGAAGGCGGCAATGTTTGGTTGACTGCGGATAAGACTTCGGTTTACAAGTTTTACCAGTTTTGGGTAAATACGACCGATGTTGATGCAGAGAAATACATTAAGATTTTTACGTTTTTAGATGCAGCGACTATTGATGCTTTGATTGTTGAACACCAAACGGCACCACATTTGCGTGTGTTGCAGAAACGTTTGGCAGAAGAAGTGACGACTTTAGTTCACAGTGCAGTTGAGTTGGAGAAAGCGGTTTTTGCTTCGGGCGCATTTTTTAGTCCGACCATGGATGATTTGAAACAATTGGACACTAAGACTTTCTTAGAAGTTTTTGAAGGCGTTCCGCAAGCGGAAGTTGAAAAAGCAGCATTAGAAAACGGATTAGATATGATTGCGGCGCTTTCAGCTAAAACAGGTTTCTTGGCTTCGAATAGCGATGCGCGTCGAGAGTTGCAACAAAATTCGATTTCGTTGAATAAAGAAAAAGTAGCTACGGATTATTTGATCACTGAAAAGGATTTGATTAACAACCAGTTTTTGATGCTGCAAAAAGGGAAGAAAAATTACTATTTAATCAAAGTGATATAA
- a CDS encoding polyprenol monophosphomannose synthase, which produces MSDAIVIIPTYNEIENIESIIRAVFALPKTFHVLIVDDNSPDKTADRVMELQKEFPNQLFLALRKKKSGLGTAYVHGFKWALQNDYNYIFEMDADFSHNPNDLEKLYDACHENGADLSIGSRYVTGVNVVNWPLSRVLLSYFASVYVRMITGMKIMDATAGFICYRREVLEKINLDAIKFIGYAFQIEMKYRAFAKNFNIQEVPVIFTDRTKGQSKMSGAIIKEAIFGVISLRFRKFLNRL; this is translated from the coding sequence ATGAGCGACGCCATTGTAATTATTCCTACCTATAACGAAATTGAAAATATCGAAAGCATTATTCGAGCCGTTTTTGCTTTGCCAAAAACTTTTCATGTTTTAATTGTTGATGATAATTCACCCGATAAAACTGCGGATAGAGTAATGGAGTTACAAAAGGAATTTCCAAACCAATTGTTTCTGGCTTTAAGAAAGAAGAAATCCGGATTAGGAACAGCTTATGTACACGGTTTTAAATGGGCATTGCAAAATGATTACAATTATATTTTCGAAATGGATGCCGATTTTTCACATAACCCGAATGATTTGGAAAAATTGTACGATGCTTGCCATGAAAATGGCGCTGATTTATCCATTGGGTCACGTTATGTAACCGGTGTTAATGTGGTGAATTGGCCTTTGAGTCGCGTATTATTGTCTTATTTTGCTTCGGTGTATGTTCGAATGATTACCGGAATGAAAATCATGGATGCTACCGCCGGATTTATTTGCTACCGCCGCGAAGTGTTAGAGAAAATAAATTTAGATGCCATCAAGTTTATTGGTTATGCGTTCCAAATAGAAATGAAATATAGGGCTTTTGCCAAAAATTTCAACATACAGGAAGTTCCGGTTATCTTTACCGATAGAACCAAAGGACAATCCAAAATGAGTGGCGCCATTATCAAAGAAGCCATCTTCGGCGTTATTTCGCTGAGATTTAGGAAGTTTTTAAACCGATTATAA
- the pckA gene encoding phosphoenolpyruvate carboxykinase (ATP) yields the protein MENYAQITKSISLEQYGIKNVNEIIHNPSFEKLYNDELNPNLEGYEKGQLTELGAVNVMTGVFTGRSPKDKYIVKDNITENSIWWTSDKAVNDNKPINQNTWEALKETTVDQLSGKKLYVVDAFCGANENTRLKVRFIMEVAWQAHFVTNMFIRPTEEELANFGEPDFIVMNGSKTSFKDYAAHGLNSEVYVAFNLTEKMQLIGGTWYGGEMKKGMFAMMNYYLPLQGIASMHCSANKGKDGDVAVFFGLSGTGKTTLSTDPKRELIGDDEHGWDSEGVFNFEGGCYAKTIDLSKENEPDIYGAIKRDALLENVTVDADGVIDFKDGSVTQNTRVSYPINHIHNIVKPVSKAGHATKVIFLTADAFGVMPPVSKLTPEQTQYYFLSGFTAKLAGTERGVTQPEPTFSACFGKAFLTLHPTKYGAELVKKMEENNAKAYMVNTGWNGTGKRISIKDTRAIIDAILDGSIEKATTKTIPVFNLEVPTSLHDVNPAILDPRDTYADAAEWNAKVSDLASRFIKNFAQYTDNEQGQSLVKAGPQV from the coding sequence ATGGAGAACTACGCTCAAATTACGAAATCGATTTCGTTAGAACAATACGGAATCAAAAACGTTAACGAAATTATCCACAACCCATCTTTCGAAAAATTATACAATGACGAGTTAAATCCAAACTTAGAAGGTTACGAAAAAGGGCAACTGACAGAACTTGGAGCCGTAAATGTTATGACCGGTGTTTTTACCGGTAGATCGCCAAAAGACAAATACATAGTCAAAGACAATATCACCGAAAACAGTATTTGGTGGACTTCAGATAAAGCGGTTAACGACAACAAACCGATCAATCAAAACACTTGGGAAGCTTTAAAAGAAACTACAGTTGACCAACTTTCAGGAAAAAAATTATATGTGGTAGATGCTTTTTGCGGTGCCAATGAAAATACTAGATTAAAAGTACGCTTCATCATGGAAGTGGCTTGGCAAGCGCATTTTGTAACCAATATGTTTATTCGTCCGACGGAAGAAGAGTTGGCGAATTTTGGCGAGCCTGATTTTATCGTGATGAACGGTTCTAAAACTTCTTTCAAAGATTATGCGGCTCACGGATTGAATTCAGAAGTTTATGTGGCTTTCAATTTAACTGAAAAAATGCAGTTGATTGGCGGTACTTGGTACGGTGGCGAAATGAAAAAAGGAATGTTCGCTATGATGAACTACTACTTGCCATTACAAGGAATTGCTTCAATGCACTGTTCGGCCAATAAAGGGAAAGACGGCGATGTTGCGGTTTTCTTCGGATTATCAGGAACTGGAAAAACGACTTTATCTACTGATCCAAAACGGGAATTAATCGGTGACGATGAGCATGGTTGGGATAGCGAAGGTGTTTTCAACTTTGAAGGAGGTTGTTATGCTAAAACGATAGATTTAAGCAAAGAAAACGAACCGGATATTTATGGTGCTATTAAAAGAGATGCCTTATTAGAAAACGTAACGGTTGATGCTGATGGCGTAATTGATTTCAAAGATGGTTCGGTAACACAAAACACCCGCGTTTCTTATCCGATTAACCATATCCACAATATTGTAAAACCGGTTTCTAAAGCAGGTCATGCTACTAAAGTAATCTTCTTAACGGCTGATGCTTTTGGAGTAATGCCGCCGGTTTCTAAATTAACTCCGGAGCAAACACAATATTATTTCCTTTCAGGATTTACGGCTAAATTAGCCGGAACAGAAAGAGGTGTTACGCAACCGGAACCAACATTCTCTGCGTGTTTTGGGAAAGCATTTTTGACTTTGCATCCAACAAAATACGGCGCAGAATTGGTCAAGAAAATGGAAGAAAACAATGCGAAAGCTTACATGGTAAATACCGGATGGAATGGAACCGGAAAACGTATTTCAATCAAAGATACCAGAGCAATTATAGATGCTATCTTAGATGGTTCTATTGAAAAAGCTACAACTAAAACTATTCCGGTTTTCAATCTAGAAGTGCCAACTTCTTTACATGATGTTAATCCGGCAATTTTAGACCCTAGAGATACTTATGCAGACGCCGCTGAATGGAATGCAAAAGTATCCGATTTGGCTTCAAGATTTATTAAAAATTTCGCTCAATATACCGATAATGAGCAAGGGCAAAGCTTAGTAAAAGCAGGGCCACAGGTATAA
- a CDS encoding uroporphyrinogen-III synthase: MKVKTILVSQPEPKVENSPYFELQQKHKVKVDFRSFIHVEGVSAKDVRAQKIDLNNYTAIILTSRNSVDHFFRVAEEMRYKVPEDLKYFCQSEAIAFYLQKYVVYRKRKIYVGQKDFVDLSPLIKKYKEEKFLLPASDQLNYDVPQTLNNLKVDWTQATFYKTVMSDLSDLADVYYDVLAFFSPTGIKSLFKNFPDFQQNNTRIAVFGSTTQKEALEHGLRIDILAPTPETPSMTMALEKYIADANKGK, encoded by the coding sequence TTGAAAGTGAAAACAATTCTGGTGTCACAACCGGAACCAAAAGTGGAGAATTCTCCTTATTTTGAATTACAGCAAAAACACAAAGTAAAAGTTGATTTCCGCTCATTTATACATGTAGAAGGAGTTAGTGCAAAAGACGTTAGGGCTCAAAAAATTGACCTTAACAACTATACAGCAATAATTTTGACTAGTAGAAATTCGGTAGATCACTTTTTTAGAGTGGCTGAAGAAATGCGTTATAAAGTTCCGGAAGATTTAAAATATTTTTGCCAATCAGAAGCGATTGCTTTTTACCTACAGAAATATGTAGTGTACAGAAAACGCAAAATATATGTGGGTCAAAAAGACTTTGTTGATTTATCACCATTGATAAAAAAATACAAAGAAGAAAAATTCTTATTACCGGCTTCAGACCAATTGAATTATGACGTGCCTCAAACACTAAACAATTTAAAAGTTGATTGGACACAAGCGACTTTCTACAAAACCGTAATGAGTGATTTGTCTGATTTGGCAGATGTATATTATGATGTTTTGGCTTTCTTTAGTCCAACCGGAATCAAATCATTATTCAAAAACTTCCCTGATTTCCAACAAAACAATACACGTATTGCAGTTTTTGGAAGCACAACACAAAAAGAAGCTCTAGAGCATGGATTGCGTATAGATATCTTAGCACCAACACCGGAAACACCATCGATGACTATGGCTTTGGAAAAGTATATTGCTGACGCCAATAAAGGAAAATAA
- a CDS encoding DUF423 domain-containing protein, producing MERKISSVAVIMGMTAIILGAFGAHALKKQLTVEELVTFETGVKYQMYHALFLLFLGLTSLVTEKSKKMIFQLVIFGVIFFSGSIYLLATKTITGIDFKPLGIITPIGGTLLILGWIVLLWNILKDKR from the coding sequence ATGGAAAGAAAAATTAGCAGTGTTGCAGTTATAATGGGAATGACCGCAATCATTTTAGGTGCATTTGGCGCACACGCTTTGAAGAAACAATTAACCGTTGAAGAGTTGGTGACTTTTGAAACCGGTGTCAAATATCAAATGTATCATGCTTTATTTTTACTGTTTTTAGGCCTTACTTCTTTGGTAACTGAAAAAAGCAAAAAAATGATTTTTCAATTAGTGATTTTTGGCGTGATTTTCTTCTCGGGGTCAATTTATTTATTGGCGACCAAAACCATAACCGGAATCGATTTTAAACCTTTGGGAATCATAACGCCTATCGGTGGAACCTTGTTAATATTGGGCTGGATAGTTTTGTTGTGGAACATTCTTAAAGATAAAAGATAA
- a CDS encoding DUF3108 domain-containing protein: MKRLLYILSAVFVFSSFAPQKSQPIKSGEKLVFAGSYNMSGLLTQLAQVTMSTETVTTAKNSYLHMSCELSTYSKWDSFFKIRDIYESYVNPVNLKPSLYKRSIDEGGYTKKEKYTFKGNTVNSIVKKRNKPETHKTFTIGGSTQDVISLLYKVRTMDFSKFKVGQTQSLMIVFDEKQIPVTLKYMGKETVNAGNLGKKECYKLSIGAKTDALRGKDKNLIWLTADAKKVPALLKFSIPVGTGQLVLTSATGI, from the coding sequence ATGAAGAGATTACTTTACATACTAAGTGCTGTTTTTGTTTTTAGCTCGTTTGCTCCTCAAAAAAGCCAACCTATCAAATCAGGTGAAAAATTGGTTTTTGCAGGTTCCTATAACATGAGTGGTTTATTGACGCAATTGGCACAAGTTACCATGAGTACCGAAACCGTTACCACTGCTAAAAATTCCTATTTGCATATGAGTTGTGAATTATCTACTTACAGTAAATGGGATTCATTTTTTAAAATTAGAGATATTTACGAATCTTATGTCAATCCGGTGAATCTAAAACCGAGTTTGTACAAAAGAAGCATAGATGAAGGCGGTTATACCAAAAAAGAAAAATACACTTTCAAAGGCAATACCGTAAACAGCATAGTCAAGAAAAGAAACAAGCCCGAAACCCATAAAACCTTTACTATTGGCGGTTCTACACAAGATGTTATTTCTCTTTTGTATAAAGTGAGAACGATGGATTTTAGCAAATTTAAAGTGGGACAAACCCAATCTTTAATGATTGTTTTCGACGAAAAACAAATTCCGGTCACCTTAAAATACATGGGGAAAGAAACCGTTAACGCTGGAAATTTAGGCAAAAAAGAATGTTACAAACTTTCGATTGGCGCTAAAACTGATGCCTTACGCGGTAAAGATAAAAACCTAATTTGGCTAACCGCTGATGCGAAAAAAGTACCGGCTTTGTTGAAATTCAGCATTCCTGTCGGTACCGGACAATTGGTTTTAACCTCAGCAACCGGAATTTAA
- a CDS encoding DUF4296 domain-containing protein: MSNRFILIGLLLAFIGCNHTIDKPDNLIEKDKMIDILYDISLLEAIKSQNISGGISNNNANTYLYKKYKIDSIQFAQSNKYYASDIEEYKKMFEEVKSRLEKQIQKIGGNPNEVGAPINPETPQVQ; encoded by the coding sequence ATGAGTAATAGATTTATTTTAATTGGTTTGCTTTTAGCGTTTATCGGTTGTAACCATACGATTGATAAGCCCGATAATCTGATTGAGAAAGACAAGATGATTGATATACTGTATGATATATCATTACTCGAAGCCATAAAATCTCAAAATATTAGTGGTGGAATAAGCAACAATAATGCTAATACTTACCTCTACAAAAAATACAAAATCGACAGTATTCAGTTTGCCCAAAGCAACAAATACTATGCGTCAGATATTGAGGAATACAAGAAAATGTTTGAAGAAGTCAAAAGCAGATTAGAAAAGCAAATCCAAAAGATTGGAGGAAATCCTAATGAAGTCGGTGCGCCTATAAATCCTGAAACGCCTCAAGTACAATAA
- a CDS encoding NAD-dependent epimerase/dehydratase family protein, with product MILVTGGTGLVGAHLLLQLVENGDRVRATYRQAHTIKKTMDLFSLYLSDHLFRRIEWFQADVNNIPALEKAFEDIEYVYHCAALISYDPNDEDQLRKVNIEGTANIVNLCIDHKVKKLCHVSSIAALGDLKPHEKQITEETEWNPEALHSDYAISKYGAEMEIWRGQQEGLNVVIVNPGVIFGAGFWHQGSGVFFSAIKKGFPFYTNGSTGYVGVTDVVKIMVQLMKSDIVGERFSVVAENLTFKKVIFEIAERLMVKKPKMEAKPWMLAMGWRMDWFCSTFFRTKRKLSKYSANALLSNEFISNDKIKNALDFEFQSIDFVIQEVVELQ from the coding sequence ATGATTTTAGTCACAGGCGGAACTGGTTTAGTCGGAGCGCATTTACTACTACAATTGGTAGAAAATGGCGATAGAGTTCGCGCTACTTATCGCCAAGCGCACACCATCAAAAAAACAATGGATCTTTTTTCGCTTTATCTGAGCGACCATTTGTTTAGAAGAATTGAGTGGTTTCAAGCCGATGTTAACAATATTCCGGCGTTAGAAAAGGCTTTCGAAGATATCGAATATGTTTACCATTGCGCCGCCTTAATTTCGTATGATCCCAATGACGAAGACCAACTTCGAAAAGTAAATATCGAAGGTACAGCCAACATTGTCAATCTTTGTATTGACCACAAAGTAAAAAAACTTTGTCATGTGAGTTCTATTGCCGCTTTGGGCGACTTAAAACCTCACGAAAAACAAATCACCGAAGAAACCGAATGGAATCCCGAAGCCTTACACAGTGATTACGCCATCTCAAAATATGGTGCCGAAATGGAAATTTGGCGCGGTCAACAAGAAGGTTTAAATGTTGTAATTGTCAATCCCGGTGTGATTTTTGGCGCAGGTTTTTGGCATCAAGGAAGCGGTGTTTTCTTTTCGGCCATCAAAAAAGGCTTTCCGTTTTACACCAATGGTTCAACCGGTTATGTTGGCGTTACCGATGTAGTTAAAATCATGGTCCAATTGATGAAAAGCGACATTGTCGGAGAACGTTTTTCGGTTGTAGCCGAAAACCTGACTTTCAAAAAAGTAATTTTTGAAATCGCCGAAAGACTAATGGTCAAAAAACCTAAAATGGAAGCCAAACCTTGGATGCTCGCCATGGGTTGGCGAATGGATTGGTTTTGTTCTACTTTCTTCAGAACTAAAAGAAAACTATCAAAATACAGCGCCAACGCCCTACTGTCAAACGAATTTATATCGAATGACAAAATAAAAAATGCTCTGGATTTTGAGTTCCAAAGCATTGATTTCGTTATTCAAGAAGTGGTTGAATTACAATAA
- a CDS encoding DUF4271 domain-containing protein, producing MIETVLVPRVLESQDWATSLFVFSFALIAITRTAFETRFNDFLRILVSDKYIKVYKDTSHLMSGFTILLFIVQIISFSFFIQIVLSHFGYISKTDWVLFIRIFTFFGVFVLSKFLIEKIIATTFNIEEFTEQLNLQKVSYRTFIGLLLLPINIYLFYNNTSSNVLIFCVIGVILIINLYSYLVSLKIYQNLIIGKLFYFILYLCALEIAPYYFIYYMITKNLAH from the coding sequence ATGATAGAAACTGTTTTAGTGCCGAGAGTTTTAGAAAGCCAAGATTGGGCAACCTCTCTTTTTGTTTTTTCGTTTGCTTTAATTGCAATCACCAGAACTGCTTTTGAAACCAGATTCAATGATTTTCTAAGGATTTTAGTATCGGACAAATACATTAAGGTTTATAAAGACACTTCCCATTTGATGAGTGGTTTTACCATATTGTTATTCATTGTTCAAATCATTTCCTTTTCGTTTTTCATTCAAATTGTTCTCAGTCACTTTGGTTATATTTCTAAAACCGATTGGGTGCTTTTTATTCGAATTTTTACTTTCTTCGGTGTCTTTGTACTTTCCAAATTCTTAATTGAAAAGATTATTGCAACCACATTCAACATTGAGGAATTCACAGAACAACTCAATTTGCAGAAAGTGAGTTACAGAACGTTTATCGGATTGCTCTTGTTGCCTATTAACATTTACTTGTTTTATAACAATACTTCATCAAATGTTTTGATTTTTTGCGTTATTGGTGTCATTTTAATAATAAACTTGTATTCTTATTTGGTTTCGTTGAAGATTTATCAAAACTTAATCATCGGGAAGTTGTTTTATTTTATTTTGTATCTTTGCGCACTTGAAATAGCTCCATACTATTTCATTTATTATATGATTACAAAAAATTTAGCGCATTAA
- a CDS encoding dihydroorotase: protein MNTVLIKNAKIVNEGKVFEGDVLIENEFIVEIAESISAKSASCKIIDAEGSYLIPGAIDDQVHFREPGLTHKGDIASESRAAVAGGITSFIEQPNTVPNAVTQELLEDKYQIAAKTSYANYSFMMGGTNDNLEEILKTNPKNVAGIKLFLGSSTGNMLVDNQETLEKIFSSTKMLIAVHCEDEATIKANLERYKLQFGEDIPVEFHHLIRSEEACYLSSSKAIELAKKTGARLHVFHLSTAKEMDLFTNKIPLEEKQITAEVCIHHLWFSDADYKTKGNLIKWNPAVKTADDREALWKALLDDRIDVIATDHAPHTLEEKRQTYLKAPSGGPLVQHAVVAMFEAAHQGKISIEKIVEKMCHNPAKIFKIEKRGFIKEGYYADLVLVNTGLPWNVKKENILAKCGWSPFEGYNFKSRITHTFVNGELVYKNFKVIEKPVGKRLLFDR from the coding sequence ATGAATACCGTTTTAATTAAGAATGCCAAAATAGTAAATGAAGGAAAGGTTTTTGAAGGCGATGTTTTGATTGAAAACGAATTTATTGTCGAAATAGCCGAAAGCATTAGTGCCAAATCAGCCAGTTGCAAAATCATCGATGCCGAAGGAAGTTATTTAATTCCCGGAGCGATTGACGATCAAGTGCATTTTCGGGAACCCGGATTAACGCACAAAGGCGATATCGCTTCCGAAAGCAGAGCTGCGGTTGCCGGCGGAATCACATCATTCATTGAACAACCGAATACCGTTCCGAATGCGGTTACCCAAGAACTTTTAGAAGATAAGTACCAAATAGCAGCCAAAACTTCTTATGCGAATTATTCGTTTATGATGGGCGGAACCAATGACAATTTGGAAGAAATTTTAAAAACCAATCCCAAAAATGTCGCCGGAATCAAATTGTTTCTAGGCTCGTCAACCGGCAATATGTTGGTAGATAATCAAGAAACTTTAGAAAAAATATTTTCGTCTACCAAAATGCTGATTGCTGTTCATTGCGAAGATGAAGCAACGATTAAAGCCAATTTAGAACGATACAAACTCCAATTTGGTGAAGACATTCCGGTAGAATTTCACCATTTAATCCGAAGCGAAGAGGCTTGTTATTTGTCGTCATCCAAAGCGATTGAATTAGCCAAGAAAACCGGTGCGAGATTACACGTTTTTCATTTGTCAACAGCGAAGGAAATGGATTTGTTTACCAACAAAATTCCGTTAGAAGAAAAGCAAATCACCGCTGAAGTTTGTATACACCATTTATGGTTTTCTGACGCCGATTATAAAACCAAAGGCAATTTAATCAAATGGAATCCGGCGGTGAAAACTGCAGATGACAGAGAGGCTTTGTGGAAAGCTTTATTGGATGACAGAATTGACGTAATCGCTACTGATCATGCGCCACATACCTTAGAAGAGAAAAGGCAGACATATCTGAAAGCTCCATCTGGCGGACCATTAGTACAACATGCTGTAGTAGCAATGTTTGAAGCAGCCCATCAAGGAAAGATTTCGATTGAGAAAATTGTAGAGAAAATGTGTCACAATCCGGCGAAGATTTTTAAAATTGAAAAGCGAGGATTTATCAAAGAAGGTTACTATGCCGATTTGGTTTTAGTGAATACCGGTTTGCCATGGAATGTAAAAAAGGAAAATATTTTGGCCAAATGTGGTTGGTCGCCATTTGAAGGCTATAATTTTAAATCGAGAATTACCCATACTTTTGTGAATGGTGAATTGGTTTATAAGAACTTTAAAGTAATTGAAAAGCCTGTTGGGAAACGATTGTTATTCGACAGATAA